A portion of the candidate division WOR-3 bacterium genome contains these proteins:
- the pstB gene encoding phosphate ABC transporter ATP-binding protein, giving the protein MIIETANLNLYYGKFQALKNINLSIRENLITGIIGPSGCGKSTLLRVFNRMNDLIKDVKITGSVRIDGEDIYSPVCDLIMLRKKVGMVFQRPNAFPLSVFDNVAYGPRVWGITDKRTLNEIVERSLRAVDLFEDLKDRLKHPALNLSAEKQQRLCIARLLAVEPHILLMDEPCSALDPIATSKIEELMLELKKKYTIIIVTHNMQQAARIADEVGFMLLGEMIEFDKAKKIFTNPEDKRTFDYISGRFG; this is encoded by the coding sequence ATGATCATTGAGACGGCTAATTTGAATCTCTATTACGGAAAATTTCAGGCGTTGAAGAATATCAATCTCTCAATCAGAGAAAATTTGATAACCGGGATCATCGGGCCGTCCGGCTGCGGAAAATCGACGCTTTTGCGGGTCTTTAATCGAATGAATGATTTGATAAAAGACGTTAAGATAACCGGCAGTGTCCGTATCGACGGTGAAGATATCTATTCACCGGTCTGCGATCTCATCATGCTGCGTAAAAAGGTGGGGATGGTTTTTCAGAGACCCAATGCCTTTCCTCTTTCCGTATTCGATAATGTCGCCTATGGTCCGCGGGTGTGGGGGATAACCGATAAGAGGACTTTAAACGAGATTGTTGAGCGTTCCCTACGTGCAGTGGATCTGTTCGAGGATTTAAAGGATCGATTGAAACATCCGGCATTGAATCTTTCTGCGGAAAAACAGCAGCGATTGTGTATTGCACGGCTCCTTGCGGTCGAGCCCCACATCCTGTTGATGGATGAACCGTGCTCGGCACTGGATCCTATCGCCACCAGCAAGATCGAAGAATTGATGCTGGAGTTGAAGAAAAAATATACGATTATCATCGTCACCCATAATATGCAACAGGCGGCGAGGATTGCGGATGAAGTCGGTTTTATGTTGTTGGGTGAGATGATTGAATTTGATAAGGCGAAGAAGATTTTTACCAACCCCGAAGATAAACGTACCTTTGATTATATAAGTGGAAGATTTGGTTAA
- the pstA gene encoding phosphate ABC transporter permease PstA, translating into MTFRIGPRTNQIIAYSILLLMTIITILVLFFIIAYVFKNGLGQINWEFLTDKTKDMGKEGGILPSILGTFFVTILAILIATPLGVGSAVYLVEYTRGGLIRRIISFGADCLAGVPSIIFGLFGFIFFVIKLNLGWSILSGGLTLAVMIIPTIIRTTEEAIKAVPHAYREISYSLGGGKLDTILKVVLPTSLPGILTGVILSIGRAVGETAAVIFTAGSSLGIPMSVFSSTRTLAVHFYILAREGISMPKAYGTATVLIIIILAVNFIAYRLMHRFVSKYY; encoded by the coding sequence ATGACATTCAGGATAGGCCCGCGCACAAATCAGATAATCGCTTATTCCATTCTTCTCCTGATGACGATTATCACGATTCTCGTTCTTTTCTTCATTATCGCCTATGTCTTTAAGAACGGTCTGGGACAGATCAATTGGGAATTTCTTACGGATAAGACAAAGGATATGGGTAAAGAAGGAGGGATTTTACCTTCTATCCTCGGCACCTTCTTCGTCACGATTCTGGCGATTCTCATTGCAACCCCGCTGGGAGTAGGGAGCGCCGTCTATCTTGTTGAATATACGCGGGGTGGATTGATTCGTCGGATCATCAGCTTCGGTGCGGACTGCCTCGCCGGAGTTCCTTCAATCATTTTCGGGCTATTCGGTTTTATATTTTTCGTGATTAAACTGAATCTGGGCTGGAGTATTCTTTCCGGAGGCTTGACCCTTGCGGTTATGATCATCCCGACGATAATCAGGACCACTGAGGAAGCCATCAAAGCCGTTCCCCATGCCTATCGGGAAATCAGTTATTCACTCGGTGGCGGGAAACTGGATACAATCTTGAAGGTCGTTCTTCCTACTTCGCTGCCCGGGATTCTCACCGGCGTCATTCTGAGTATCGGCAGGGCAGTGGGTGAGACCGCCGCGGTGATCTTCACCGCGGGTTCTTCTTTGGGAATACCGATGTCGGTCTTTTCTTCGACAAGGACCTTAGCGGTTCATTTCTATATCCTCGCGCGTGAAGGAATCTCAATGCCCAAGGCATACGGTACAGCGACCGTGCTCATCATCATCATCCTTGCGGTTAACTTCATCGCCTATCGATTGATGCATAGGTTTGTCTCCAAATATTATTGA
- a CDS encoding phosphate ABC transporter ATP-binding protein, whose protein sequence is MTKICIKELNLYYNDIQALKDINLTVEKNEILGVIGPANSGKSSLLRAINRLFEIDYARITGEILLDGVNIFDLSINELRRRVGLIFATPVVLPGTIYKNITYGPKLHRRFTREELDDIVYRALDAANLWEEVRDRLKDSASTLSGGQQQRLCIARTLAMDPEVIMMDEPCSGLDPVSTAKIEATMLKLKQKYTFIIVTNNTKQAARVADRTAFFLAGELIEIDRTEKLFTQPADQRTDGYIRGKFG, encoded by the coding sequence ATGACGAAGATCTGCATTAAAGAATTGAATCTCTATTACAACGATATTCAGGCGTTGAAGGATATCAATCTGACCGTTGAAAAGAATGAGATACTCGGGGTGATCGGACCTGCAAACTCTGGTAAGAGTTCTCTGCTGCGTGCGATTAATCGCCTCTTTGAGATCGATTACGCACGGATTACAGGTGAGATATTACTCGACGGAGTGAATATCTTTGATCTCAGTATCAATGAACTCAGGAGGAGAGTCGGCTTGATCTTCGCGACACCGGTGGTATTACCGGGAACCATCTATAAAAACATAACCTATGGTCCGAAATTACATCGCCGGTTCACCAGAGAAGAGCTCGACGACATCGTTTACAGAGCGCTGGATGCCGCAAATCTGTGGGAGGAAGTCAGGGATCGGTTAAAAGATTCAGCTTCCACACTCTCCGGCGGTCAGCAGCAGCGGTTGTGTATTGCGCGGACCCTGGCGATGGATCCTGAGGTGATAATGATGGATGAACCGTGTTCAGGCCTGGATCCGGTATCGACCGCAAAGATTGAAGCCACTATGTTGAAGCTGAAGCAAAAGTATACATTTATCATCGTCACCAATAATACAAAACAGGCGGCGCGGGTCGCTGATCGGACGGCGTTCTTTCTCGCCGGTGAATTGATCGAGATAGACCGGACAGAGAAACTTTTCACTCAACCCGCTGATCAAAGAACCGATGGTTATATAAGGGGTAAATTCGGATGA